The following is a genomic window from Desulfonatronum thiosulfatophilum.
AATACATTTCCGGGTTGCCGGTTCGTCTGGAGCCCATGAGCACTCTGGCCCCGATGCCGCACGCAATGCAATGCTTCCAGTACGATTCCATGTCCATCAGGTCCGAGGGAATATCCTGAACCTTGGCCACGACCATCGCTCCCATGGCGAGCATGCTCAACTGATTGGTTCCCACGATGGTCACGGCACGGGATATGGTATCCACGCGTCCTGGAAATCCGAAATACGAACTGTTGGCCATTTTCAAAAGCTTGGCGGCGAGCCCCTGATCTCGACTGATTATTTCGGCAAGACAGGTGGCCGAACTGAGCGGGTTGTTGATCGCCGCGAGAATCTGGGTGAGGATGGCGGGCAGGCTGACCAGCTCCACCTCTTCATCCAGGAATCGTCGGGGGTCGATCCGCATTGGCGGAGCTGCCATTGCCCTTTCGTCCTCGACAATGGCGGCGGCTCCGTCCGCGGCAGCGGATAATTCCGGATTCTCACTCAACCAGCGTGCAGTACGCAATGTGAATATCCGGCGCAATTCAGACGATGCCGGATGTTCATCAGCGGTTGCCACGCCCATGCGCCGAACCACTGCTTCCGAGGCTTCCTCCCAGAGTTCTTCGGAAATGACCTCTAGAGAACTGTTCCGAAAGTTCAGATCGTCCCCGTTTTCGCTCTCAATTTCCGTCACCCCCCAGATCCGGAAAATCCGGAGATGGCTTTCGTCAAGAAGTTCACCCTTTCCAGCCAGGAATCGACCGTTGCTGTCCCGAACATCCGCGGCAAGCACCATTCCAGGCCGGATTTCATCAATGTGCACGATATTCATTATTCATGTTCTCCAGCCTTGGCATCCCAAAATTCAGCGTAACTATTCAGCATATTCTTAAAGTACCCAGGATTGGTCCGGCTTGCCTTGATTTTGCGGTCTCGCATGTTTGACTGAGCCAGGATTCGTTCATCAAACCATTGCCAAGCACTTGAAGCTCTAAATGCTGTTTATTCACGCAATGGTTTGATGTTACGAAGCCGGCGAAGGAGTCTGCGAGGCCGCAAAATCAAGGCAAGCCGGACCTCAGCTGAGTAGTTACAATTCAGCAAACATTGTCCGAAGGCAGACTCACATAGCCAACCCCCACCATTACGTCCAGCACAGCCAAAGGCAAAAAACCGCGGTGTCCGGGACGGACAGGATGCTTTCAACATGCGCCATGACGATTAACAGTGATGATAAAGTTCGCATCCACAGGCTGTTCAATAAACCTGCTGGAATGCGTAAACATACGGAACTTGTCACCGGGGTTGAAATTGCTTACGCGTACCGAAACTGGCTTCACCGCCACCAAAGTCTCAATTATGACTGACATCCCCACTGCATCCCGTCTCGATCCCATTCCCGTTGCCCTGCTCCAATGCGCGCATTACGAGCCTGCCCTGCTTGCGGAAGGCATCCACCAATGCTGCCAAGCATTGGGACGTATTTTCCATCGGGGGGACAAGATTCTGGTCAAACCCAATCTCGTCTCCAGCCGCAACGCCCGTCTCTCCTGCCCCCACCCCCAGGTTGTCCGGGCTTTGTGCATTGTCTTGTCGGATTACGGCGTGCGTGTTCAGGTGGGAGATTCGCCGGCCTTCGGCTCAGCCCGGCAGGTGGCGCGGGCCGCCGGCTTGGTGGATGTCCTGGCCGATCTGCACGTCCCTCTCGTCGATTTGGGCGCTCCGGTCCGACGCACTCTGGCCTGCGGCATCCAGGTCGGTCTTTCCCGCCACGTTCTGGATGTCGATCTGCTTTTCAACCTGCCCAAGCTCAAGGCCCACGGTCAGTTGTTCGTCACCGCGGCGGCCAAGAATCTTTTCGGCTGCGTCAGCGGAATGCGCAAGGCCATGGCCCACGTTCGCCACGGTCAGGGAGATGATCTGGCCGAACTGATCCTGGACCTTCAGGAACACTTGCCGCCGACCACAAACCTCATCGACGCCGTAACGGCCATGCATGGCACCGGCCCCACCGGGGGATCGCCGTGCCGGCTGGGACTACTCGCGGCCTCGAACAACGCCGTGGCGCTGGACACGGCGCTCTACCATGCCCTGGATTTCAGACCGGAGCAGGTTCCGCTCTGGCGGGAAGCACGCCGCAAGAACCTGCCGGGGCACGACCTGGACCAACTCGCCTTTCCGCTGCTCATGCCCTCACAGCTGAGCCTGCCCCCCTTCAAGACGCCGGAACGCCTCAACCCCGTGAGTTTTCATCCCTGGCAGATGACCAAAAGCATGTGTAAACGCGCATGGCTGACGATCAAGGATTATTGAGCAGTCTGGTGTTGTTGCCGAGGAAGTTCAGCAATGATCAGCTTGGATCATCGCCGGAAGACGTTGATCCGATTGCTTGAAAAAACCGAAGACGGCTGGAGATCAGGAAGGAGTATTCAAATCTATTCGTAACAACTCAGCTCATCTCACAGCAAGACCTGGAGTGTTCCGGCTTGTCTCGATTTTTTGGCATCGCCTGTCTGACTGAGCCAGGATTCGTTCATCGAACCATTGCCGGACGCATAAAGCACAAAATGCTGTTTATTCGTGCAATGGTTAGATGTTACGAAGCCGGCGAAGGAGTTGCGATGCCGAAAAATCGAGACAAGCCGGAACGCAGCTGAGTAGTTGCATCTATTCAATGATCGAATATTTTTTTCGAACGACATCCTTGGCAAAGGCATCATAGTGCCACCACTCTATTTCCAGAGGATGCCAGCCCGCATCAACCATGACGCTGCGCAGGATACGCCGGTTTGCGATTTGTTCCTTGGTCAGTTCGCCCTCTTGGAGATAATATTCTTCCAGTCGAGGCTGGGACAATGGTCCGAAGTGGTCCATGGGCGTTCCCATGTCGAACTTTTCTCCGGTTCGCACGTTGACCAGGGTCACGTCCACCGCTGCTCCGTAATTGTGCATCGAGCCGGCAAAGGGGTTTGCCACGTAATGCTGCTTGGACGTCCCGACAACAAGCTTCCACATCTTGTGCTGGATGGATCGCGGTCTCAGCGCGTCCCCGACCAGGATCCGCAGGTCCGGGTGGCGCTCCTGGAGTATTGCACTGGCCCTGACGAGCATTTTCGAGGGTTCGGGGCGCAGATAAGCACGGGTGAAATCACCGTATGCGCTTGCTCCCATGAAATTGTCATCCCGGGCGTATTTCAGATCAACCAGAATGGATGGGTCCAGATTCTGGACATCAACAAACCCTTCTTTGATCAACTTCAGCTCAAGCGGTGAAATCGAATGTATTTCATCTTTATGCTGGAGCATCGTATACTTTTCCCCCAACAAGTCCGTTTCCCAGGCCTGAGCAACCGAAGCCGCAGCCACCGTCATAAGCAACCAGGCCCCCCAAAAAAAGAAAAGATAAGTAAGGCTGTTCTTCATTGCCGCAATATTCATGCAATACCTCAAATGTTAAAATCATGAACAAGGCTTGTGCTTTGATACATGTCCCAAATGGTCCTTAAAATTACCGTTGTTGTTTCGAAAGCCAATCCAGTCCCTGATTGTAGACGATATCGTGCCCCCCGTCGAAAAGAACGATGGTCGCATTGTTTGATTTTCGCTTCAATACAACCGGAAGGCCCGCCTTCTCGAAAAAAGGGTCCGATACTTCCTGTCCCTGAAGGTGTTCAGGCAGAGCTTTGTTTTCATCAATGTACATAAAATCTTCCTCTGAAATTCTATCTTCTTCGTCGGCAAGTTCATTGAATGCCCGGATGGCGTGGGAAGGCGGGACAAAGGGATCGCCCATGCCCCCGCCGACATACACCTGAACCTCAGTGCCGCGGGCCTGGGACAGGTATGTTGATGGGCTTCTCTTCCGGCATTCCTCCCGCGCCTGGTCGCTCACGGTCGGATTGCCGCCGCAGGAGGCCTCGATGTCTCTTTGGTAGCGGTCAGCGTAAAACAACTGGGCTTCTTCCAGATAGTCATACCAGTCATTGAGGTCGTATACCGGCACGGATGCCAGGGCAGCCGTGAACTTGTCCGGATATCGACCGACCATGATCAGCGACATCATCGCCCCGCCGGAAAAACCGGCCAGATAAATCCGACTTTCATCCACCTCGGCATTGGCCTTGGCGTACTCCAGGGCCTGGAGCACGTCCCGGACCGCCTTTTCCGAGCCCGTGGCATCCGCGTTGTCGAATCGGCCGCGAAAATCAGGATGCATGAAGATCCAGTCGTTCTTCACGGCAAAGACGCCGTAGGGAATGCCGTAATGTTGCAAATAGCTGTCGCTCCAACTGTGCAGAGCCAGGAGCAACGGTTTTTTTCCATCGCTCCCCGAGTTGTACCAGAGCGCAGGCTGCCCGGACTCATTCCCCTGTCTTGGAATGGATATTTCAACAACCTCCGGTGCAGCCTTCTGCCAGGCCTGCTTTTCAGGAAGATTGCGCAGGGGAAGGTCTGCCACTTGCGTGAATGAAATATAGTCCTCGACAAATTGAACATCCGCGGGGGCATTGGATCGTAAGGCAATCAGGAACATGAATCCGACCCAGGCCATGATAACCAGTTTGATGTGTTTGGAAAGGTTCATGCGATTATTTTCCTCATGAAGGGCACAAGGCTGAAGATGAAGACCAGGCTCAACGAAAGGACAAAAATACTTAATGCAAAAAATGGTATTCCCACGGCAAGGGGCAAGGTCATTCCGAACGCGCTGCCATGGTCTATGGTGAACCCCAGACGCCCGTCCCGGAGGAGTTCCAAAATCAGGGCATGGATCAAATAGATCCCGAAAACGCTTTTCCCGATCCGTTGCAGCAGCTTCGGGGAGTTCATGCGGATACGTTCATTGCCGTTTTCCGTTATTACCCTGCGCGTGTCGAAAACGCTCCGCACGATGAAAAAAAGCGGTATAGCCATGGCAACGACAGTAATGCTGAAGTAATCATAGAAGAAATGGACAAATTCGCCGGCCTGACGGCTCGCCAGATACGTTCCAACCGAGGTGGCCGCCCCGCCGGCCAAAAAAACGAGCGCCGGCAAGAACAAGCGGGATTTTGATTGAACCGTGACATCCTTGAGCAAATATCCCAGCAGAAAGTAGCCGCTGAGCTTAAGGGCCGAGTATTCGTTCAGATCCGAGACAAAGTAGGTTTCGTAGTCGAACAGTTCGTGAATGATCGGCAGCACCGACGCCCAGCAGAACCAGAGCCCCACAAGATACCATGCGAATTTCCTCGGCGCCTGGTTCAGCAGCGCACTGATCACCGGCGCGAAAAGATACAAGGTGACCAGCATGTAGATGAACCACAGATGATAATAGATCGGCTCGGAGAACAGCAGCGGGAAAAAATCACCTATCCCGTATTCGTCTCCCTTGACTTGAATTCCGTAGAAAAAATAGACGGCGCTCCAGACAAGGAAGGGAATAAGTATTCTTCTGATCCGGACCAGAAGAAATTCCCGCAATGGAACCTTGTCCGCCCCGGGCAGCACCAAAGCCCCGCTGACCATGACGAACAAGGGAACACACCAGCGGACGAATGAGTCGTAGATATTCCCGGTCCACCATGCGGCGGAATCCTCGAAGGGAACCAGAAACGGCGCCGAAGCATGCAGGAGAACGACGCCGAAGATGGCCAAAATCTTGAGAACATCCACCCATAGCAAACGCATTGGCCCTTCCTGGGTCACTTTGCCAAGCTCATGGATCGTGAACGAAATGAGCCGGTCACCCTTTCGCCTTGTTCTCCCATAACCCCATCACATTCCCTTCTGTATCGCGAAAATACGCATAATAGCCCATATCCGGAACTTCGCCCTTGGGCACGACGAGTTGACCACCGGCCTGCTCGATCAATTTGACGTGATCGTCGATGGAAGGAACTTCAATGGTCACGACCGGATGTTGCAAGGCTGATTCCTTCTTGAAAATCCCGCCATTGATCGCCCCTTTTTCCGTATGCATGTAATGATCGTCCACCGGAGTGGTAATAGCGAAAGTATACACGTCGTCCTTGTGCGGCATGTCCTCCATGTTCCATCCGAATACCAACGCATAGAATTTCTTTGCCCGTTCCCTGTCTTCAGAGGGCAACTCGAAGTGCACGACTTTGTTCATCATTATTCTCCCTTCGTCACCAAGGCCTGAAAAGTGAAAAGAACCGGACAACACCAGGAACCAGCTAACTGGATAGTCACTGAAAAATTCCAGTCAACGTGAAAGCTCAATGCCCGTCACGATCCGATGTCCGGGGGCCGTGGCTCAGATCGAGAGCCGCCTCAGACGCGTAGAGGCATGTTTGGATAATTTTATGGAAGAAATAGAGAGAAGTGCGACATCCGCGGAAATGGACGCAGACCGTTCATCGTATCGATGAAGGCCCTTCTCCATTTATGCTGGAATTTTCGACGACACCAACGGCTTCCGTTTCAACTCGAATCCTTGA
Proteins encoded in this region:
- a CDS encoding HDOD domain-containing protein; protein product: MNIVHIDEIRPGMVLAADVRDSNGRFLAGKGELLDESHLRIFRIWGVTEIESENGDDLNFRNSSLEVISEELWEEASEAVVRRMGVATADEHPASSELRRIFTLRTARWLSENPELSAAADGAAAIVEDERAMAAPPMRIDPRRFLDEEVELVSLPAILTQILAAINNPLSSATCLAEIISRDQGLAAKLLKMANSSYFGFPGRVDTISRAVTIVGTNQLSMLAMGAMVVAKVQDIPSDLMDMESYWKHCIACGIGARVLMGSRRTGNPEMYFVAGLLHSLGHLVLMKYFPIQSRYALLESRKRNIPLTVLEKELFGFDHAWFGGAILKRWKFPFQLEQAVRYQYMPLKATSPMDVTMVHIAGILAKGMDPGWKHGYPLPPLDCKAWDLVQLAPSILSPTLNLMAGQVDGMYRMLFDKSRKDS
- a CDS encoding DUF362 domain-containing protein, translated to MTDIPTASRLDPIPVALLQCAHYEPALLAEGIHQCCQALGRIFHRGDKILVKPNLVSSRNARLSCPHPQVVRALCIVLSDYGVRVQVGDSPAFGSARQVARAAGLVDVLADLHVPLVDLGAPVRRTLACGIQVGLSRHVLDVDLLFNLPKLKAHGQLFVTAAAKNLFGCVSGMRKAMAHVRHGQGDDLAELILDLQEHLPPTTNLIDAVTAMHGTGPTGGSPCRLGLLAASNNAVALDTALYHALDFRPEQVPLWREARRKNLPGHDLDQLAFPLLMPSQLSLPPFKTPERLNPVSFHPWQMTKSMCKRAWLTIKDY
- a CDS encoding M15 family metallopeptidase; the protein is MNIAAMKNSLTYLFFFWGAWLLMTVAAASVAQAWETDLLGEKYTMLQHKDEIHSISPLELKLIKEGFVDVQNLDPSILVDLKYARDDNFMGASAYGDFTRAYLRPEPSKMLVRASAILQERHPDLRILVGDALRPRSIQHKMWKLVVGTSKQHYVANPFAGSMHNYGAAVDVTLVNVRTGEKFDMGTPMDHFGPLSQPRLEEYYLQEGELTKEQIANRRILRSVMVDAGWHPLEIEWWHYDAFAKDVVRKKYSIIE
- a CDS encoding alpha/beta hydrolase family protein, coding for MNLSKHIKLVIMAWVGFMFLIALRSNAPADVQFVEDYISFTQVADLPLRNLPEKQAWQKAAPEVVEISIPRQGNESGQPALWYNSGSDGKKPLLLALHSWSDSYLQHYGIPYGVFAVKNDWIFMHPDFRGRFDNADATGSEKAVRDVLQALEYAKANAEVDESRIYLAGFSGGAMMSLIMVGRYPDKFTAALASVPVYDLNDWYDYLEEAQLFYADRYQRDIEASCGGNPTVSDQAREECRKRSPSTYLSQARGTEVQVYVGGGMGDPFVPPSHAIRAFNELADEEDRISEEDFMYIDENKALPEHLQGQEVSDPFFEKAGLPVVLKRKSNNATIVLFDGGHDIVYNQGLDWLSKQQR
- a CDS encoding acyltransferase codes for the protein MRLLWVDVLKILAIFGVVLLHASAPFLVPFEDSAAWWTGNIYDSFVRWCVPLFVMVSGALVLPGADKVPLREFLLVRIRRILIPFLVWSAVYFFYGIQVKGDEYGIGDFFPLLFSEPIYYHLWFIYMLVTLYLFAPVISALLNQAPRKFAWYLVGLWFCWASVLPIIHELFDYETYFVSDLNEYSALKLSGYFLLGYLLKDVTVQSKSRLFLPALVFLAGGAATSVGTYLASRQAGEFVHFFYDYFSITVVAMAIPLFFIVRSVFDTRRVITENGNERIRMNSPKLLQRIGKSVFGIYLIHALILELLRDGRLGFTIDHGSAFGMTLPLAVGIPFFALSIFVLSLSLVFIFSLVPFMRKIIA
- a CDS encoding VOC family protein — translated: MMNKVVHFELPSEDRERAKKFYALVFGWNMEDMPHKDDVYTFAITTPVDDHYMHTEKGAINGGIFKKESALQHPVVTIEVPSIDDHVKLIEQAGGQLVVPKGEVPDMGYYAYFRDTEGNVMGLWENKAKG